The DNA region CTGCGAATCGATGGCGGTCTCGAGCTCGGGCAGCTCGCCGGGCTTCACCGGATCGAGACGGGCGCTCCCGGTACGCTCCAGGAAGGCCGCGATCTGGTCCTCGCCCTCCTCGGGCTCCAGCGAGCAGGTGCAATAGACGAGGCGCCCGCCCGGCTTCAGCATGGCGAAGGCCGCGTCGAGCAGCCGGGACTGGACCTCGGCGAGGCTCGCGATATCGGCCTCCTCCTTCGCCCAGGCGACGTCCGGGCGCCGGCGCAGCGTGCCGGTGGCGCTGCACGGGGCGTCGAGCAGCACGGCATCGAGCGGGGCGTCGGGCGTCCATTGCGTCGCGTCGGCGGCCTCGACATGGGCGTTCAGCGCCACGCGCTCGAGATTTTCGTGCACCGGCGGCAGGCGCTTCTTCGCCCGGTCGATGGCAAAGGTCTCCGCCCCCGAGGCCGCGATCTGCAGCGTCTTGCCGCCCGGCGCGGCGCACAGATCGGCGATCCGCTCGCCGGGCTTCGGGCCGAGCAGCCGGGCGGGCAGCGCGGCCGCGGCGTCCTGCACCCACCAGCGCCCCTCGGCGAAGCCGGGCAGGAGCGTCGGATCGCCGGCATCCTCCAGCCTTATCGAACCGGTGGGCAGGAGCTCGCCGCCGAGATCCCCGGCGAGCTTGCCCGCATCGATGCCGGGCCGGGGCGTCAGGTCGAGCGGGGGCACGCCGGCGCGCGCGCGCGCCATGGCCCGGGCGGTCTTCTCGCCATAGGTCTTCGCCCAGCGCGCGGCGAGCCAGTCGGGCAGGTCGGCCAGCGGGTCGGCGCCGTCGAAGGCGCCGCGCCCGCGCTCGGAGACCCGCCGCAGCACGGCGTTGGCGAGCCCGGCGAAGCGCGCGGTCTTCTCGTCCGCATTCATCAGCGTGACCCAGGCGTCCACGACCGCATGGGGC from Marinicauda algicola includes:
- a CDS encoding RsmB/NOP family class I SAM-dependent RNA methyltransferase, with product MRPRSEKHQGRPDTKREEPFRPRKPAPQGQGKPDTRNLGPRAIALDAVGEVFSGKAPLDHAIASHPDHNRLEVRDRAFARAIAAAAVRRKGALEAALAVFLDKPLPQTADRGRHVLLCGAAELLVLDNAPHAVVDAWVTLMNADEKTARFAGLANAVLRRVSERGRGAFDGADPLADLPDWLAARWAKTYGEKTARAMARARAGVPPLDLTPRPGIDAGKLAGDLGGELLPTGSIRLEDAGDPTLLPGFAEGRWWVQDAAAALPARLLGPKPGERIADLCAAPGGKTLQIAASGAETFAIDRAKKRLPPVHENLERVALNAHVEAADATQWTPDAPLDAVLLDAPCSATGTLRRRPDVAWAKEEADIASLAEVQSRLLDAAFAMLKPGGRLVYCTCSLEPEEGEDQIAAFLERTGSARLDPVKPGELPELETAIDSQGAVRTRPDMWASLGGLDGFYIARIVKG